The nucleotide window aTCATTGGCACTTATAATCTTTTCACATTACAAGagctcatttttttcagtgttgacataaaaaatgtttctaaatgGAGTTTAAGAGTAGAGTCTTATCTGTATCTTCTTAAAAATTCTTAGTTTTTGTGTATCATCAAAGATCTCAAAGAGGATTTGCTGATACATAGCAACTTTATTGTAATGGCGGTAATAATAAACTTTCAGAAAAATAAgacacactgcagcagctttACACTGTGTGCCAAAGCCTCCTCTGCCTAGTATCTGCTGGATCCTTAACCTTGTATGGTCATGTTATTGTGATTCTGTCAACCCTACTGTAAATGATAGCACTTAAATCACATTAATACAGGCAATGTGGACGCACAGTATGTCAGATTTTGCAGTGTGCAGATACTCCAACCCAGACAACAATgtgctttaatgttttatgtggTGTTTGCAGTGTCAGGCGTGCAGTATGGGCAGTTGGAGTCAAATGTGACACTGGCATGCGGGAAGTCACAAATCAGGTAAGGCAAGAAAACTATTACCTGCCTTCATGATGTTTTTTATTCTAATGATAAACATATGACAAAAGATATTTCTAAGACACTcggatttgttttttgataatttttttcagtgatataaAATATCAGTATACATGCCACGGTACAATTATACATTCGAGGGTCATACAGGGACAAATTCCTCATCAACGTTACACTCACATAAGCAGAATTCAGTGCAACCACGAGACAAATTGCATTTTAAGTTAGCGGCACATTAGTGTTCAACATTAACAACTTAATGAATCATCCTGCTATATTCATATAccaaaatatacatatttttagcTAATTTTTTCTAGAATTCTAGAATCTGACAAGcaacattttgtatgttttcaggTTAACAGAAGATAACTTCTCATGATACAAAGGGTCACACTCAGTGAACTTTGCTAAATCACATgcaaaaaatgctaaattatgTGACATAACAACGGTGAACATCAGCTAAGACAtcttttcaaagaaaagaaaaatcaggcaGCTATAcgtaaacaaaacacacaaaataagattgaacataaaatttaaccatattgtcaacaaatcccatgaaaagacaacCCCATCAATAAATTGCTCTTACCAACAGGTATTGTCTGTCTAGCCTTGCCATTTTTGTCCGAAACCTAAATAAAATCCCCAACACATCAATGGGTTACTAATCCGCGGCTGAAAATAGACCCCCGCAAATTCACTTTTTAACATTCGCAGAAAATATACTAGAGCCTCACTGTGTCAGGAAATAGCTCCGAAACTATACAGATGGGTGCCAAATTAAGGAAAAACCAGCATAAAGTGTCctagtaaggtgttgggccactatttgccaccagaacagcttcagtgctccttggcattgattctacaagtctctggaactctactaGAGGGATGGACAACATTTATCCTAAAgattttccctcatttggtgttttgatgatggtggtgtagagcgctgtctaacatgtcagtccaaatatacacacacaaatatatatggGCTTAGAGCTGAACGAATTGGCTTATAGCTGAGTGTCACACTCAGTTGGGGTTGGGGTCTCTTCATGGGATTTATTTAtggtaagaaaaatacagaataatgcCAGCTGGGCTGTTTAAATGAAAGTTGCTACATGCAGGTTTATGTATTTGATACTTATAGTGTCCCTAAAGGGTTAAGTTCTAGTTTAGTTGTTAAGTTGACCATAAAATTTAGAGGTGATGTGCTCTCAAGCATAATAACTGAAGCCTGACATGTTCCAAGCAGGATACCTGTGGTGTGGCATCTCAACCACAGCTCAGCGTTGCCATGGCACAAAGTGACGTCAGAGGGAACCTTAGTCCTGCTGCATGTCGACCGCTCGGCACAGGGCATCTACAGCTGCTATGATAACCGGGGACTGCGCCTCCACTCTGTCACACTCAGGCTGGGTTGTAAGTGTTGTTGTGACTTGTTCAGACTCACAGCGCCTAATTAAGGAGATATTACACTTTAACAGCTCTGTcgtttattttgtctttcccCCTGGGActgcaacttttaaaaaagactcTTTGCAGCAGAGACAGGCCTGTGTCTCCTGCGTTTTAGCCCCTATATTCAGAGACAGTCCCAGTCCCTCAGAGTTCATTTCATTCTTTGGATTATTCAGCATAAAATCATAAaggatgtttctgtttctcccaCTTAGACATTCTCAACTCTCTCTTGACTTTGTGTCATCATATTtcaatctttttctgttttttttctctccaactTTTTAATGGATGATTTTCCATTCTCAGCCTTTGATCTATGCTGTTCCTCTGGCTATAAGAATAGTATTACAACAGTGATAATCAGAACAGTGTAACATGTCTTCAGAGGAAATCGATCTTATCAGCCGTCACATAGACAAAGCCCTCCACTTCCTGTAAATGTCTCAAACAGGAAGCGGCTCCCTAAGGCAGACTTCCTTTTGGGGGACAGGGAGTTTTCCATGGTACTGGCAAGGCTTCTCCTAAAATATTTGGCTCATGATGGGGATAACACGGCACAGAGCTGTCCATTTTAGACTCAAAGACAAGACAGAGAAACTTGTAAAATGTACAACATCTAAAAGggcccttaaaaaaaaacctccctctctgtccttaAAGTGAACTCTGTCTGATTTCTGTTTCCCAGATCCCCCCGGGCTGCTGAGCATTTCCTGTCAAGTGCCCAATCACACGCATGTTCGCTGCTCCTGGGTGGAATCTGTAAAGACCTTTCTGCCAGCCCAGTACAATGCCTCCTTCAGGTAAGAGCCATTTACTGACACAGCAACGCACAAGGTCACATTCAGAATGGGATATGAAGACACTAAATATAGCGCATGTGTCACAGGGTTACATTTTGATGATGGCACTATGTGCAGTGAGTCTAtccttctctgcttctctctttaCTGTGCCTTACTTTCTCCAACATGACATATGGCACTTAGTGGAAACCTATAACCTTAACTCATTACAGCAGCGGTTCTCATACTCTTTCTGTTTCGCTCCCTTTTGGAAGAGGGGGGAGGATAAAAGTGTCAGCAACAGAAGCTCAAGCATATTGGCTTCAGTATTCAGCTGTGGTGACCACTTGGTTATAACATTTTTTGCAGATTGCAACACACACTTAAATAGTCTTTTACGCAGCAGAATAAATGCAGTTCTTGAACAtgttctgtcttgtttttaagGGGCAACGGTCAAGAGTGGAGGCCATGTGTTGTGGATGTTGCCCGCAAGCATTGTGATGTAGATCACCCCGCCTTCTGGCAGACCATCCATACCCTTAGGATCATTGAGACCAATGCCCTTGGGTCTGGGACAACATTTGTCCGGTTTAAGTTACATGAACTATGTAAGATCAGatgaaacacacacgcacacgcacatgaGAATGGGGTGATTAATATTGTTataattgtttttctgtcaaattgGTATGACTGTTGTACCTGCGATTTCCCACCAAAAGGTTGATCATTTTTTCAGTTCCTTCCTGTGTCCAGTGCTCCAAATCCAGCTCTACCGAAACAGGCTGTGGCATTACTCAAAAATGACTATTGTGATTGGCTGGCAATAATGTTGGCACTGCCACCTTTATTATTTGATCAAAGTTGTAATGTCACACTCATTTAAAATAGTTTGTACAAATGGTGCAACTTCAGGAGTCCATGTTTCATTCTTCAGCAGTTCCTtcactgtctcctctccttcttttacTTAAAAGCAATAGACACATTTGTAGTATAACAACAGGTAAACAGGCAGACAATGAAGTTGTTCTTTATACTACAAGGGCCGCTAGAGTTTGACCTCTACAGACTTTTCCCTACACCATGCACCCtggaagtaggtgaagttgtGACAGAAATCCCCTCATACAGAGGCATTCCTGTTCTTATAGAAGATAAATATAAGGCCTTTACTTTACCTACATTCTAAATTTCCATATGCACGCACATTTTAACATGTTCATGCATTTTTTCAGACCATTTAATTTACACAAACATTGCAAGGCACATCCACAGATGAGCAAAAAAATGGAAGCTGACACATCCAGACGTAGAAATATtcaatacaaataaaagtcctgcaattAAAATTTGTATTGGCAGCTGATGAAGGTGGTGCTAATTGTAGCTACTTTATATAATACTGGATATCTTATTCTGTAAGAACACATCATACATTGAGTGAGTGGAAAATACAATATTTGTCTccaaaatgtagtggagtagcagtataaagtagcatgaagTGGAATTACtaaaaattgtactcaagtgtAATACttatgtaaatgtacttagttactttccaccagtgAAATATACACCTGTACATTCATACAAAATGTCATTATGTCTAACGCTGCACATCATTTTTCCAGACTGCTGTTGTGACCATGCCCTTTTGGTCCTCTTATAATGACCTCAATTATCTTGTtttgctgcttctctgtctgcATGACATGTTCTTATTGCTCTCTACCAGACCCATTCACAGTGTCCTTGAGTCAGTCTTCACAGTAGCTGGTGTACCTGATGGAGGTTTCTCACCATTTTTCTCAGCCTCCTCTATTCTTTATTGGCACAGTACTGTGAATATGCTTTAAAGCATAAATAAAGAGATAAGAGTCTACGGAACAAGAATAATAAACCCTATTGtagttgacattttttgtctaAATTGCGTTGTCTTGTCTTTTAACTAGTATGCCAGCCACAGTGGAAATAATTGTGGCtaaatcagggttttttttctctctgtccctctttctttgCAGTGAAACCAGACCCTCCAGAGTCAGTGTTGGTGAAGGAAGTAGAAGGCTATCCAAAGAGACTGATCGTCTCATGGAACTTTCCCTCATCCTGGCCACTGCAAGATGCTTTCCCCCTAGTGTTTCAGATCAGATACAGGCCGCTGGGATCTATATACTGGTCAGAGGTTAGTAAGACCAaaggtttcatttcagtgttgATGGGGGTGCAGTCTGGGTCAAACTGGATCATTGTaccaaactgacaaaatgtatatgggttgtatttaaaaaaaaaaacaacaactgtagTTTCCCACATTTCACCAGCAATTGAAACTAAACttgtaaacattttactttctGTGATTAGTCAAAACCTCGGTGGCACAAGCACAGAAAATACTATTAAAAACTAGaagaaacatcaaaatatgGGTCTAAAGTAGAAATAATGCGGTAAAAATGATTCCTTTTTCTAATATTGAAGGAGAAATAAAACTATTTCCACCAGAAATCATGCCTCAGGTACATCATGAAGTATTTAAGTTTAAAACAGGGTTTTGTTAAATCCTACATTGGTTAGTTGATTTCTCATCAAATCAAGTGATGACTCTTGGTGCAAAAAATATATCTTGGTTGCTGTAGGGACTGGGTTAACTTtcgataacattttttttaaatggatattATCATATCAAATGACAGTCTTTGTTATATAATGAGGGGATAATGCACAAACAACTGTCATTTTGACTGATTAAGTCCCAACAGAGGAattaaaaagtcattaaaagcatgaaaaaagacaactatttgacttttattttgaacccATGTCTGACTGGTCATATAATCTGAGTCTTCtttcaacatgttttcagtTACGTTTTGCTGGTTAGGTCACTCAGCTCACACGCCAAGGCcgacaacaataaaaaatgctGATCATGGAGTTCAAAAGAGCTTATCCATGTGACACCACCATCACGCATCATCAGCTTTTCTTCCTGTTCACTGCCACTTtcttgtgctctctctctctgcaccaATCAGATTTACTCAGAGGAGAGCCCAGTTGTGATATTTGACGCCCTGGCTGGCCACCTCCACCAGGTGCAGATCCGAGCCCGTGACGAGGTGAACGCTGAGAGCCAGTGGAGTGAATGGAGCTCCCTGCCTCTAGTCAAGCCCTGGGAAGGTCagaaaaaaatttctaaattaTTAGTCtggtcaagtcaagtcaatctATTTATAGAGCATATACTCTgataagccacaacattaaaaccagttactggttttaatgttgtggctcattGGTGGAAGTGTTTTACAGAGCAATGACAATTACAAGCAAAATAACGCGAAGACACGAACATAATAATGAAagtcagtatttaaaaaaaggcatcCGAGTCAATtattatgaataaaatgaaataaaatgaaataaaaaatataaggAATGTGCCAGAGAACTAATGATAATAAACTTGTGTTCTTTGTGAATACTTATTGTTACTTGCTTTAAATAAATGCctaaatgcgtgtgtgtgtgtttttgtttgtttatactACAGTCTACACCACCCCTGACCCTGCAGAGGAGCTCCCAACAGATGACAGAATTCcagagtgtttttttccctttaatacAAAGCCTGAAACCTCG belongs to Xiphias gladius isolate SHS-SW01 ecotype Sanya breed wild chromosome 20, ASM1685928v1, whole genome shotgun sequence and includes:
- the il11ra gene encoding interleukin-11 receptor subunit alpha isoform X1, which encodes MPGLLSSPVCLIVIWFLSWSLQPSCAQIWTDEVSGVQYGQLESNVTLACGKSQIRIPVVWHLNHSSALPWHKVTSEGTLVLLHVDRSAQGIYSCYDNRGLRLHSVTLRLGYPPGLLSISCQVPNHTHVRCSWVESVKTFLPAQYNASFRGNGQEWRPCVVDVARKHCDVDHPAFWQTIHTLRIIETNALGSGTTFVRFKLHELLKPDPPESVLVKEVEGYPKRLIVSWNFPSSWPLQDAFPLVFQIRYRPLGSIYWSEIYSEESPVVIFDALAGHLHQVQIRARDEVNAESQWSEWSSLPLVKPWEVYTTPDPAEELPTDDRIPECFFPFNTKPETSTAKSDNSVIEDEGNLGLVILLVLFSVVIFITVPSLIYVVWVRQRRRDHVTKQELTSMVKMKSMPI
- the il11ra gene encoding interleukin-11 receptor subunit alpha isoform X2 is translated as MPGLLSSPVCLIVIWFLSWSLQPSCAQIWTDEVSGVQYGQLESNVTLACGKSQIRIPVVWHLNHSSALPWHKVTSEGTLVLLHVDRSAQGIYSCYDNRGLRLHSVTLRLGYPPGLLSISCQVPNHTHVRCSWVESVKTFLPAQYNASFRGNGQEWRPCVVDVARKHCDVDHPAFWQTIHTLRIIETNALGSGTTFVRFKLHELLKPDPPESVLVKEVEGYPKRLIVSWNFPSSWPLQDAFPLVFQIRYRPLGSIYWSEIYSEESPVVIFDALAGHLHQVQIRARDEVNAESQWSEWSSLPLVKPWEVYTTPDPAEELPTDDRIPECFFPFNTKPETSTAKSDTSRSRISH